From one Flavobacterium sp. N502536 genomic stretch:
- a CDS encoding DUF4302 domain-containing protein, with amino-acid sequence MKLKNIVQYLIIGFLTIQLFSACANDTDAEPKFDKTPAERLNEQKSELNTALLSSEFGWKAVYFTDDTQLGGYTHLIKFLPNNKVEMASDFNSDTKVYTSEYSVVLGSTMSLLFNTYNRIHLLSDSNSFPIPALRGKGYLGDFQFLYYGQENGDLVFRSNRLVREVRFVKATAQDWTDLPKNLATEKNVIGASTRPLFRSLEVNDGAKVTRYDFSFTTATRYAVSRAVDGSESVISMGVGYTPTGIVVSPAVTVAGQKLSAFTYNDTDGSFTATGTGGVTATIKYGNQPLALTDDYKILLPANSNLVYGHDRSILTLASTNSASFLALFRAVEASRPAGTTLSRVQPWFNTPNGSYVEYRFTSATGVITRVYHFFTLSADQTKKIIYLTPTTKWTSGSTFAAAVDIPAPAYLKDLDDQIMNPGGLYFKRESFTVGATNPVFTFTSASGPFRFTTWAFQ; translated from the coding sequence GCGGAACCAAAGTTTGATAAAACACCGGCAGAACGTTTGAATGAGCAGAAAAGTGAATTAAACACCGCATTACTTTCGTCAGAATTTGGATGGAAAGCAGTGTATTTTACAGACGATACTCAATTGGGCGGATATACCCATTTGATTAAGTTTCTTCCAAACAATAAAGTAGAAATGGCATCCGATTTTAATAGCGATACTAAAGTTTATACCAGTGAATATTCTGTTGTTTTGGGGAGCACCATGAGTTTATTGTTTAATACGTACAACAGAATTCACCTTTTATCGGATTCAAACAGCTTTCCAATTCCCGCTTTGAGAGGAAAAGGATATTTAGGAGATTTTCAGTTTTTGTATTACGGGCAGGAAAACGGAGATCTTGTTTTTAGAAGCAACAGATTGGTAAGAGAAGTACGTTTTGTAAAAGCAACTGCTCAGGACTGGACTGACTTACCTAAAAATCTTGCAACAGAAAAAAATGTTATAGGAGCTTCAACCAGACCATTATTCAGATCATTGGAGGTTAATGATGGTGCAAAAGTTACCAGATATGATTTTTCATTTACAACAGCTACCCGATATGCAGTTTCAAGAGCTGTTGATGGTTCTGAATCAGTTATTAGTATGGGAGTAGGGTATACGCCTACAGGTATTGTAGTAAGTCCTGCAGTAACCGTAGCTGGTCAGAAATTATCAGCCTTTACTTATAATGATACAGATGGCAGTTTTACCGCAACCGGAACTGGTGGCGTTACTGCAACCATTAAATACGGTAACCAACCTTTAGCATTGACTGATGATTACAAGATATTGCTACCAGCAAACTCAAATTTAGTATACGGTCATGACAGGTCGATATTAACGCTTGCATCCACAAATTCAGCTTCATTTCTTGCATTATTCAGAGCTGTTGAGGCTTCCAGACCAGCCGGTACAACATTAAGCAGAGTACAACCTTGGTTTAACACTCCTAACGGAAGTTATGTGGAATACCGATTTACAAGCGCTACAGGAGTCATAACAAGAGTATATCACTTCTTTACCTTATCGGCAGATCAAACAAAGAAAATTATATACTTAACGCCAACAACTAAGTGGACTTCAGGCAGTACTTTTGCAGCAGCAGTTGATATTCCTGCACCGGCTTATTTAAAGGATCTCGACGATCAGATCATGAACCCGGGAGGATTATACTTTAAAAGAGAAAGTTTTACTGTGGGAGCCACAAATCCTGTATTTACGTTTACATCGGCATCAGGACCATTTAGATTCACAACCTGGGCATTCCAGTAA
- a CDS encoding YeiH family protein, with the protein MKTTQHTSAHLFEINQHLQQALFAFIIVLCVLSIISPPIALLLGVVLVNVFGNPFVKFNALAITFLLQFSVVGLGFGMNATAALSAGKEGFVLTIFSIFSTLILGTFLGKWFKTEKKTSHLISCGTAICGGSAIAAISPVIKSNENQTSIALGVIFILNSIALFVFPYIGHQLDLSQKDFGLWCAIAIHDTSSVVGAANKYGAEALQIATTVKLARALWIIPISLLTAVLFKNKNSKIKIPYFIGLFILAMLFNTYVPQTAIVAPHIVAIAKVGLTITLFLIGATLNVNTLKSVGVMPLLQGILLWIFIAVLGLASILYLG; encoded by the coding sequence TTGAAAACAACACAACATACCTCGGCTCATTTATTTGAAATCAATCAACACCTGCAACAGGCACTATTTGCTTTTATAATTGTATTGTGTGTATTATCGATCATTTCACCTCCAATAGCTTTATTACTGGGGGTAGTGCTTGTTAATGTTTTTGGAAATCCTTTTGTAAAATTCAATGCTCTAGCCATAACTTTTTTACTTCAATTCTCGGTTGTAGGTTTAGGTTTTGGAATGAATGCCACGGCAGCGTTATCTGCCGGAAAAGAAGGTTTTGTACTTACTATCTTTTCTATTTTCAGCACCTTAATTCTTGGGACTTTTTTAGGGAAATGGTTCAAAACCGAAAAGAAAACATCACACCTAATCTCTTGTGGAACTGCAATTTGCGGGGGAAGTGCCATTGCAGCCATTTCACCGGTAATTAAATCAAACGAAAACCAGACTTCAATTGCTTTGGGCGTTATCTTTATACTCAATTCGATAGCCTTGTTTGTGTTCCCTTATATTGGTCACCAACTTGATTTGTCACAAAAAGATTTTGGATTGTGGTGCGCTATTGCCATTCACGACACTAGTTCTGTAGTAGGAGCGGCCAATAAATACGGTGCTGAAGCTTTACAGATTGCTACTACCGTAAAACTTGCCAGAGCACTATGGATCATTCCAATATCACTTTTAACAGCGGTGCTTTTCAAGAACAAAAATTCTAAAATTAAGATTCCGTACTTTATCGGTTTATTTATTCTGGCAATGCTTTTCAATACCTATGTGCCACAAACGGCTATCGTTGCACCACATATTGTGGCTATCGCTAAAGTGGGTTTAACGATAACTTTATTCCTGATCGGTGCTACTTTGAATGTGAACACTTTAAAATCAGTAGGAGTGATGCCTCTGTTACAGGGAATTCTACTTTGGATATTTATCGCTGTCCTGGGTCTTGCCTCAATTTTGTACTTAGGTTAA
- a CDS encoding LysR family transcriptional regulator: protein MDFRLKVFYTVAIRLNFTKAATELYISQPAVSKHIQELEETYKTKLFERNGSKIALTPAGEILLKHTKSIFEIYREIDFEMSSFISERQGLLRLGASTTISQYIISPVLARFHQKQKDIKVNLLNGNTEQIENALINKEIEIGIVEGQSKNQSIKYTPFLKDELVLVCNTKNPLIRQNEISLEDLKSMKFITRERGSGTLEVIEYALKQLDVKISDLQIEMQLGSTESIKSYLLNSDCLAFMSIHAVDKELKNNELMVLDVAGLTVERYFYIITLLGKPNALSELFIQNISSYYNLEL from the coding sequence ATGGATTTCAGGCTAAAAGTATTCTACACTGTAGCGATCCGCCTTAACTTTACTAAAGCGGCAACAGAATTGTATATTTCCCAGCCAGCAGTTTCCAAACACATTCAGGAACTCGAAGAAACCTATAAAACCAAACTTTTTGAACGTAACGGCTCCAAAATTGCTTTAACTCCGGCCGGCGAAATCCTGCTGAAACACACCAAAAGCATTTTTGAAATCTATCGCGAAATAGACTTTGAAATGAGCTCTTTTATCAGCGAGCGCCAGGGTTTACTGAGGCTAGGAGCGAGTACAACGATTTCTCAGTACATTATTTCTCCTGTTTTGGCGCGTTTTCATCAAAAACAGAAAGACATCAAAGTCAATTTGCTGAATGGAAATACAGAGCAAATTGAGAATGCGCTGATCAATAAAGAAATAGAAATTGGAATTGTTGAGGGACAATCTAAAAACCAGTCTATTAAATATACTCCGTTTTTAAAAGACGAACTCGTTTTAGTGTGCAACACCAAGAATCCTTTGATCAGACAAAATGAAATTTCATTGGAAGATCTGAAATCGATGAAATTCATCACCAGGGAACGAGGATCAGGAACACTTGAAGTTATAGAATATGCTTTAAAGCAGCTCGATGTAAAAATAAGTGATTTACAAATCGAAATGCAATTGGGTAGCACCGAAAGCATTAAATCCTACTTATTAAATTCAGACTGTCTGGCTTTTATGTCCATACACGCCGTAGATAAAGAGCTTAAAAATAACGAATTAATGGTTCTGGATGTAGCTGGTTTAACAGTAGAACGTTACTTCTACATCATTACTTTACTTGGAAAACCAAACGCACTATCAGAGCTTTTTATTCAAAACATCTCCTCTTACTATAACTTAGAGTTATAG
- a CDS encoding zinc dependent phospholipase C family protein, with product MKNLRMKPRLIALFAIAIGFLTLSWGIVGHERINKAAVMALPQPLLIFFYNHIDFITQEASVPDIRKYALNYKDENPRHYFDMESFGRVDSIPQTLEAAKKKYDAKFLNENGILPWYIEDMMVKLTKAFKDKNRAEILFLAADLGHYIGDAHMPLHTSSNHDGQLTDQKGIHSLWESRLPELFAKNYKLNVPQAQYYEDVHKATWDMINDTHSLVQPLLDVDKKLRTATPENQVFKMDAEGKVLKSKYNTSVFSDDYAKKLHKELNGMVESQMRKAITATASFWYTAWVNAGKPDLSELDAPAVTQRNYQPLRDDLKLFQQGDLFGMKNQND from the coding sequence ATGAAAAACTTAAGAATGAAACCAAGACTAATTGCATTGTTTGCAATAGCAATTGGTTTTTTGACACTATCCTGGGGGATTGTTGGTCACGAACGTATTAATAAAGCTGCAGTTATGGCTTTGCCACAGCCGCTTTTAATTTTCTTTTACAACCACATTGATTTTATTACTCAAGAAGCTTCTGTACCAGATATCCGAAAATATGCCCTGAATTACAAAGACGAAAATCCAAGACATTATTTTGACATGGAGAGTTTTGGCAGAGTAGACAGCATTCCACAAACTTTAGAGGCAGCAAAGAAAAAATACGATGCTAAATTTTTAAACGAAAACGGAATCTTGCCTTGGTATATCGAAGATATGATGGTAAAATTAACCAAAGCTTTTAAAGACAAAAACAGAGCAGAAATCTTGTTTCTTGCAGCTGATTTAGGTCATTATATCGGTGACGCACACATGCCGTTGCATACCTCTTCCAATCATGACGGACAGTTGACGGATCAAAAAGGGATTCACTCTCTTTGGGAAAGCAGACTTCCGGAGTTATTTGCTAAAAACTACAAGTTAAATGTTCCGCAGGCACAATATTATGAAGATGTTCATAAAGCAACCTGGGACATGATTAACGATACACATAGTTTAGTTCAGCCGTTATTGGATGTAGATAAAAAACTTAGAACTGCAACACCGGAGAATCAGGTATTTAAAATGGATGCAGAAGGAAAAGTACTAAAAAGCAAATACAACACTTCTGTTTTCTCTGATGATTACGCTAAGAAACTGCACAAAGAGTTAAACGGAATGGTTGAAAGTCAAATGAGAAAAGCCATTACAGCAACAGCAAGTTTTTGGTACACGGCATGGGTAAATGCAGGAAAACCTGATTTAAGCGAGTTAGATGCACCGGCAGTTACACAAAGAAACTACCAGCCTTTAAGAGACGATTTAAAATTGTTTCAACAAGGTGACTTATTTGGAATGAAAAATCAAAATGACTAA
- a CDS encoding sensor histidine kinase: MTQLSFKNRIALNYIITTGLLIVAVFSVIYSIVKHTVYSHIDEKIKVEIQNHLEEIKEVNGKVILIDEEEWNEREHNTVDVNPVFVEFLDLNKKIIEKAPNLKTQTLKFNDSVEDFELFDAKMGDHAIRQTQVPLHLKGKKIGYVIVAMSLADSKMVLNNLFDIMCLSFLGILILLFFIARFFAGRSIKPINAIINTSKVITKDNLKTRIALPKTKDELYTLSKTINNLLNRIEDAIEREKEFTSDASHELRTPLTVIKGTLEVLIRKPRDNKEYEDKINYCIKEVDHLNMLVDQLLLMARFENQKKNINTESVYLNSVILDVFRLNSEKINSQKIKVKFDVSQDYYIESDNFLVITILRNIISNAIKYSHSGGEVTVLLSEQNEKVVCSISDNGIGIAKQDLDAIFSPFFRSNSTEHPEIKGTGLGLSIVRRITELLHIKFKIESEIGVGTTVILYFNQNKNTLP; the protein is encoded by the coding sequence ATGACACAGCTTTCTTTTAAAAACAGAATTGCATTAAACTATATTATTACCACCGGTCTATTAATCGTAGCCGTTTTTTCTGTTATCTATTCTATTGTAAAACACACCGTTTACAGCCATATTGATGAAAAAATTAAAGTTGAAATTCAGAATCATCTCGAAGAAATCAAAGAGGTCAACGGCAAAGTTATACTAATAGACGAAGAAGAATGGAACGAAAGAGAGCATAATACGGTAGATGTAAACCCCGTATTTGTTGAGTTTTTGGATCTGAACAAAAAAATCATTGAAAAAGCACCGAATCTAAAAACGCAAACGCTCAAGTTTAATGATTCCGTTGAAGATTTTGAACTGTTTGACGCCAAAATGGGAGACCATGCCATTAGACAAACTCAGGTTCCCCTTCACCTCAAAGGCAAGAAAATAGGATATGTCATTGTAGCCATGTCATTGGCTGATTCCAAAATGGTGCTCAACAACCTGTTCGACATCATGTGTCTTTCTTTTCTAGGGATTTTAATATTGCTGTTTTTCATTGCCCGATTCTTTGCCGGAAGGAGTATCAAACCCATTAATGCCATAATTAATACCTCAAAGGTCATCACCAAAGACAATCTGAAAACACGTATTGCGCTGCCCAAAACAAAGGACGAATTGTACACGCTTTCAAAAACGATAAACAACCTTTTAAACCGAATTGAAGATGCAATTGAGCGTGAGAAAGAGTTTACCTCTGATGCTTCTCATGAACTCAGAACACCTCTTACTGTTATTAAAGGAACACTTGAAGTTTTAATTCGTAAACCTCGTGATAACAAGGAATATGAAGATAAAATAAACTATTGCATCAAAGAAGTTGACCATCTAAATATGCTTGTCGACCAGCTTTTGTTAATGGCACGTTTTGAAAACCAGAAAAAAAACATCAACACAGAATCAGTATACCTAAATTCAGTCATTTTAGATGTTTTCAGATTAAATTCGGAGAAGATTAACAGCCAAAAAATCAAAGTCAAATTTGATGTTTCACAGGATTATTATATCGAATCGGATAATTTTTTAGTGATTACCATACTTAGAAACATTATCTCGAATGCAATCAAATATTCACATAGCGGAGGCGAAGTGACCGTTTTACTTTCGGAACAGAATGAAAAAGTAGTCTGCTCCATTTCGGATAATGGAATCGGCATAGCAAAACAGGATTTAGATGCTATTTTTAGTCCGTTTTTCAGATCAAATTCTACAGAACATCCGGAAATCAAAGGAACAGGATTAGGACTTTCAATTGTACGAAGAATAACAGAATTACTTCATATTAAGTTTAAAATTGAAAGCGAAATAGGGGTGGGAACAACGGTTATTTTGTATTTCAATCAAAATAAAAATACGCTGCCGTAA
- the fabG gene encoding 3-oxoacyl-[acyl-carrier-protein] reductase — protein sequence MKLLEGKVAIITGASRGIGRGIAEVFAKHGANVAFTYSSSVASAEALEAELNGLGIKAKGYQSNAADFNEAQTFVDAVLADFGTVDILINNAGITKDNLLMRMSEADFDQVIDVNLKSVFNMTKAIQKTFLKQRSGSIINISSVVGVSGNAGQTNYAASKAGAIGFTKSVALELGSRNIRCNAIAPGFIETEMTAKLNEDVVKGWREGIPLKRGGSAEDVANACLFLASDLSSYVTGQVLNVCGGMLT from the coding sequence ATGAAATTACTAGAAGGAAAAGTTGCCATTATTACGGGCGCTAGTCGTGGAATTGGAAGAGGAATTGCTGAAGTTTTTGCTAAACATGGCGCAAATGTTGCTTTTACATACAGTTCATCTGTAGCTTCTGCAGAAGCTTTAGAGGCTGAATTGAACGGTTTAGGAATTAAAGCAAAAGGATACCAGTCTAATGCGGCCGATTTTAATGAAGCGCAAACTTTTGTGGATGCTGTTTTGGCTGATTTCGGAACAGTAGATATCTTAATTAACAATGCCGGAATTACAAAAGACAACCTGTTAATGCGTATGTCTGAAGCAGATTTTGATCAGGTTATCGATGTAAACCTGAAATCTGTATTTAATATGACAAAAGCAATTCAAAAAACCTTTTTGAAACAACGTTCAGGTTCTATTATCAATATTAGTTCAGTAGTAGGAGTTTCAGGAAATGCAGGACAAACGAATTATGCAGCTTCAAAAGCAGGTGCAATTGGTTTTACTAAATCTGTAGCATTAGAGTTAGGATCACGTAATATTCGTTGTAATGCAATTGCTCCTGGTTTTATTGAAACGGAGATGACTGCAAAATTAAATGAAGATGTAGTAAAAGGATGGAGAGAAGGTATTCCATTAAAAAGAGGTGGAAGTGCAGAAGATGTTGCTAATGCTTGTCTTTTCTTAGCTTCAGACCTAAGTTCTTACGTTACAGGACAAGTACTTAATGTTTGCGGAGGAATGCTTACCTAA
- a CDS encoding LTA synthase family protein produces MTLSKKFSPFYNLGLFYFIVSFLLRIILFFHPITQSSFTILQSLKIFVLGLVSDFFVFIPACIFLWLYLIFISNSKYNKPSGYIILGIFALLFIYVASGKSIFDEYGGALPLIALIFIGIKMALFAVLLFLPKLRAKIRYWLFAFVIFLYVLLILQNGLSEYFFWNEFGVKYNFIAVNYLIYTNEVIGNIMESYPVIPIFSALFLVTGTVTYFLLKRSRNYIDAIPTLSEKVKITAIYLGLLAVSLIAIPTLAKTENSKNVFVNELQANGLYKFYLAFENSKLDYFKFYKTLPNEEAFALLKQQFPTIKGQTTQRTITGDSTEIHKNVVLITIESYSADFMKMYGNEQNITPFLDSLAQKSLLFTNLYATGNRTVRGLEAVTLCLPPTAGESVVKREDNKNKFSTGAIFKKKGYNVKYLYGGDAFFDNMQDFYSGNGYEIVDKSSFSPEEIAFSNVWGVCDEDMYNKAIKVMNAEEKQNKPFFNHIMTVSNHRPFTYPNNKIDIPGDAKSREGGVKYTDYAMKKFFEMASKQSWFKNTIFVIVADHCASSAGKTQLPLDKYRIPGFIYDPSAKPQKYNQLMSQIDVMPTLFGLLNFSYESKFFGQDVLTPDYKPRAFIATYQDMGLIKDNVLTILSPKQQVKQFDLQINTKPGIAPEFQIDYNEIPMKTERTDLVKETISFYQTASDMLKNKKYQR; encoded by the coding sequence ATGACCCTTTCAAAAAAGTTTTCCCCATTCTACAACCTTGGTCTGTTTTATTTTATTGTTAGCTTTCTGTTAAGAATTATCTTGTTTTTTCATCCCATAACACAAAGTTCATTTACCATTTTGCAGAGTTTAAAAATCTTCGTCTTAGGACTTGTATCTGATTTTTTTGTCTTTATTCCCGCCTGTATTTTTTTATGGCTGTATTTGATTTTTATATCCAATTCTAAATACAATAAACCTTCCGGTTATATCATTTTAGGCATTTTTGCTTTACTTTTTATTTATGTGGCTTCCGGAAAAAGTATTTTTGACGAATACGGTGGCGCATTGCCGCTAATTGCCCTGATTTTTATCGGAATCAAGATGGCCCTTTTTGCAGTTTTACTATTTCTTCCCAAACTAAGAGCTAAAATTAGATACTGGTTGTTTGCATTTGTGATTTTCTTATATGTTTTACTAATTCTGCAAAACGGATTAAGCGAGTATTTCTTTTGGAACGAGTTTGGTGTAAAGTACAATTTCATTGCGGTAAATTATTTAATTTATACCAATGAGGTTATAGGTAACATTATGGAGTCCTACCCTGTTATTCCGATATTTTCTGCATTGTTTTTGGTGACCGGAACCGTTACTTACTTTCTTCTGAAGAGATCCAGAAACTATATCGATGCTATTCCAACATTAAGTGAAAAAGTAAAAATTACGGCTATTTACCTTGGTTTATTGGCTGTTTCTTTAATTGCGATTCCAACGTTGGCAAAAACAGAAAATTCAAAGAACGTGTTTGTTAATGAATTGCAGGCAAACGGATTATATAAATTTTACCTCGCGTTTGAGAACAGCAAACTGGATTATTTTAAATTCTACAAAACACTTCCGAATGAAGAGGCTTTTGCACTTTTGAAACAACAGTTTCCAACTATTAAAGGGCAAACAACACAAAGAACTATAACCGGTGATTCCACAGAAATTCATAAGAATGTGGTACTGATTACCATTGAAAGTTATAGTGCTGATTTCATGAAGATGTATGGAAATGAGCAGAACATTACTCCTTTTCTGGACAGCTTGGCTCAAAAGAGTCTTCTTTTTACCAATTTGTACGCTACAGGAAACAGAACGGTTCGCGGATTGGAAGCCGTAACCCTGTGCTTGCCTCCTACTGCCGGGGAAAGTGTGGTCAAAAGAGAAGACAACAAAAATAAATTTTCGACCGGAGCTATTTTTAAGAAAAAGGGCTACAATGTGAAGTATTTGTATGGGGGAGATGCTTTCTTTGATAATATGCAGGATTTCTATTCCGGAAATGGTTATGAGATTGTAGACAAATCGAGTTTTTCTCCGGAAGAGATTGCCTTTTCAAACGTTTGGGGTGTTTGTGATGAAGACATGTACAACAAAGCCATAAAGGTGATGAATGCGGAAGAAAAGCAAAACAAACCATTCTTTAATCACATCATGACGGTAAGTAACCACAGGCCTTTTACGTATCCGAATAATAAAATTGATATTCCGGGTGATGCTAAATCCCGTGAGGGCGGTGTAAAATATACCGATTATGCCATGAAGAAGTTTTTTGAAATGGCCAGCAAACAATCCTGGTTTAAAAATACGATTTTTGTGATTGTTGCCGATCACTGCGCGTCAAGTGCCGGAAAAACACAGCTTCCGTTAGACAAGTACAGGATTCCGGGATTTATTTATGATCCGAGTGCAAAACCTCAAAAATACAATCAGTTGATGTCGCAGATCGATGTGATGCCTACTCTTTTTGGATTATTAAACTTTAGTTATGAAAGTAAGTTTTTTGGTCAGGATGTTTTAACACCGGATTACAAACCAAGAGCTTTTATAGCAACTTATCAGGATATGGGACTGATTAAAGACAATGTTTTAACGATACTGTCGCCTAAGCAACAAGTAAAACAATTTGATCTGCAAATCAATACAAAACCAGGCATTGCTCCGGAATTTCAGATTGATTACAATGAAATACCTATGAAAACAGAAAGAACTGACCTGGTAAAGGAGACTATTTCTTTTTATCAGACGGCTTCAGATATGTTGAAAAATAAGAAGTATCAGCGTTAG
- a CDS encoding response regulator transcription factor produces the protein MHILIVEDELGIVQFLQQGLQEEGYQITTANDGSKGFELIHSQQFDLILLDWMLPKINGLDLCKAIRVKDQKTPIIFLTAKDTVQETIEGLKAGANDYIKKPFSFEELVERIKVHFRNQKGPENLALGTIKIDLLKHIVLKNNEEIALTQREFELLKYLIQNKGKVCTRNQILKDVWEINFEYDTGVIDVFMNAIRKKLNLKIEEDYIKTIRGIGYIANDL, from the coding sequence ATGCACATTCTAATAGTTGAAGATGAGTTAGGTATTGTTCAGTTTTTGCAACAGGGCCTACAGGAAGAGGGATATCAAATTACGACCGCCAATGATGGTTCTAAAGGCTTTGAGTTGATACACAGCCAGCAGTTTGATTTAATTTTATTAGATTGGATGCTGCCTAAAATTAACGGATTGGATTTATGTAAAGCCATTAGAGTTAAGGATCAGAAAACGCCAATCATTTTTCTAACGGCGAAAGATACCGTTCAGGAAACGATTGAAGGCTTAAAGGCCGGAGCCAATGACTACATCAAAAAACCATTTAGCTTTGAAGAACTGGTAGAACGCATTAAAGTTCACTTTAGAAATCAGAAAGGCCCGGAAAACCTTGCGCTGGGAACAATCAAAATCGATTTATTGAAACATATTGTCCTTAAAAACAATGAAGAAATTGCATTGACCCAAAGAGAATTTGAGCTCTTAAAATATTTAATTCAGAACAAAGGAAAAGTCTGCACGCGAAATCAAATTCTAAAGGATGTTTGGGAAATTAATTTCGAATACGACACAGGCGTAATTGATGTTTTTATGAACGCCATCAGAAAGAAACTCAATTTAAAAATTGAAGAAGATTATATTAAAACAATTCGCGGTATCGGCTATATCGCTAACGATCTATAA